The sequence below is a genomic window from Draconibacterium halophilum.
CTGCAGCTGAATAGAAATAAAATCACTATAAAGGATTAAAAGGCTGCTAAAAGAGCAGCCTTTTTTATTTTTACACCATGGAACCCAGAGAACAAATATATACCAGGTATGATCACTTAAAGGAATTTTGCCAGTTAACCTGGGATGACGCTTCTTTTCTAAAACTAGAGAATGCATTTGATTTTACCAAACAAGTACTTGGGGAAACCCGTTTTTCTCACGGCGAAGTAATTTTGAGCCATTCCATTGAAGTAGCCTCTATAATTGCAATGGAGATTGGTCTTGAGCCCGACTCTGTAATTACCGGGTTGTTGCACAATGTTATGTATGCCGGCTTAAAAGAAAAGGTAACCGAAAAAGAAATTGGTGAGAAATTTGGTACGCACATCAGTTTAATTCTGGAAGGCATGGCCAAGATTAATGCGTTGGGAACCGATACCATTGATCTTCATTCGGAAAATTACAGAAAACTAATGCTTGCAATGGCTGGCGATGTTCGTGTTATTCTGGTGAAAATTGCCGACCGTTTGCAGGTTATGCGCAACCTGGAAGTATACAATGAGGCGAATCAGCAAAAACTGGCCCACGAAACACAATATTTATACGCTCCACTGGCACACAGGCTTGGTTTATACAATATAACCTCCGAGATGCAGGATATATGTCTAAAAATTCAAAAGCCTGACGAGTATCATTACGTAGTAAACCGTTTGAAAGAAACGGAACGTGAACGAGCCAGTTTTGTAGCCGAGTTTGTTAAGCCCATTGAGAAAAAATTACAGCAGCGCGGGTTGAAATTTTCGATGAAAGCACGTACGAAATCTATTTCGTCGATAAATACCAAAATGCGTAAAAAAAATGTTTCTTTCGACGAGGTGATGGACCTGTTTGCTATTCGGGTAATTCTCGATTCGGAACCTGAAAATGAAAAAGCCGACTGCTGGACAGCCTATTCGTTTGTTACCGAAGAGTATCAAACCAACCCGAACCGATTGCGCGATTGGATTACGATTCCAAAATCAAATGGTTACGAGTCGCTGCATACAACGGTAATGGGGCCACATAAAAAATGGGTTGAAATTCAGATCCGTACCAAACGAATGGACGAGGTTGCCGAAAAAGGATTAGCTGCACACTGGAAATATAAAGGAGGCAAAGAATCGGGTTTTGATTCGTGGTTGGCCGGAATTCGCGATATTCTTGAAAATCCCGGATTAAATGCGGTTGATTTTATCGATCACTTTAATACGGATATTTACAGTGATGAAATATTTATTTTCACGCCAAAAGGAGATTTGAAGAAAATGCCATTGGGATCAACCGTGTTGGATTTTGCTTATGAAATTCACTCGCGTATTGGCGATACTTGTGTTGGCGGAAAAATAAATGGTAAAAAGGTTACTTTAAAACACCAGCTTAAAAACGGTGATCAAATTGAAATTGATACTTCGAATAACCAGAAACCCAAGTTGGACTGGCTCGATTTTGTAGTAACATCAAAAGCTAAAAACCGGGTTAAGGCGAGTTTAAACGAAGATAGAAACCGCCAGGCAATCGATGGGAGGGAGATGTTATTACGCAAATTTAAAAACTGGAAACTGGATTTAAATGACGATGCGATAAGAAAAATTCTGAAACACTTTGGATTTAAACTTGCCGTTGATTTTTACTATGAAATAGCAATTGGTAAAATTGATACGCTGGAAGTAAAATCGCTGTTTCTTGAAAAAGAAGAAGAAGATTCAACTAAAAAAGCTGTTGAAGAACTGTTGCCAACCAGTGAGGCTAAAAACCTGACGTACGATGGTGGCGACGATTTTCTAATCATTGACAATAATCTGAAAAATGTAAACTACAAGCTTTCCAAATGCTGTAATCCTGTTTTTGGCGACCGGATTTTTGGGTTTGTTACCATTAACGATGGAATAAAAATTCATCGTGCCAATTGTCCGAATGCACCACAAATGAGAGCGCGCTTTCCGTACCGTATCATCAAAACAGTATGGAAAGATAATACCAGTAGTAGTTCGTTTTTAACATCGCTGCATATTTCCGGAACCGACGAAGTTGGTATCGTTTCTGAAATTACGCATATCATTTCAAAAGATATAGGCACTCAAATGCGATCGATAAATATTTCAAGCGATAAAGGCAATTTTGAAGGAATATTGCAGATATCGGTTTATAATCTCGATCACCTTGAATTTCTTATTCATAAACTAAAAAAGGTAAAAGGTGTTATTTCTGTAACAAGGGGAGAGAAATAGGAATGAAACGAGTATTACAAAGTTTTTGAAACGTACGATGATTGCTGAAATCAGGCGAGTTCTATCTTTGCCTTAATGAATAAGTGATTTTAATAACTTGAAAATATGGAGACCAAAAATAACCTGGAAGTAATTGACGATTTGTTAAAATCTGAAAAGGCCGAACAAGCCAGAAGTCTTTTCGAAAATCTTGAAGAACAAAATACTGCAGATTATTTTTTGCTTCAAGGAAAAATCGAACAAAAATACCAGAATTGGGGAAAAGCAATTAATGCTTTTAACCGGGTGTTGGAAATAGATCCTCAGAATGCCGAAGCCACAAATAATCTTCACATAATTAAAAATATTCTGAATTTCTGGAATCCTGATTTACTTAACCCGTAAGCAGCTAAATACTGTATTGTCATTTTAAATGGTATTGTATTTGTATATAAAGAAGAGTAAAGTGTCGATACTCTTAATTGGTGTATTTTAGGTTTTTAATTCATTATTACTATTTTTGGGCTCATCGACGAAATTCAAGCGAAAATTAAATTGAGTTATAAAATATTAAAAGTAGTTGAAAAATGAAAAGAGTAGTATTGTTAGTAGTAGCGGTTTTTATTTCTGTAATGACATTTGCTCAGGATCAATCTCCTAGTGAATTAATGAACGAAGCAAATACAGCCGTACAAAACAAAAATTTTGAAAAGGCCATTGAACTATTTGAATCTGTACTGGCGATTCCTGATCACGGACAGAATGAAGAAAATATTAATGGTGTTCTTAATCAGTTGCGACCAGCTGTTGCAAAGAGTAAAGCATCAGATGCTTTGGATA
It includes:
- a CDS encoding RelA/SpoT family protein, whose translation is MEPREQIYTRYDHLKEFCQLTWDDASFLKLENAFDFTKQVLGETRFSHGEVILSHSIEVASIIAMEIGLEPDSVITGLLHNVMYAGLKEKVTEKEIGEKFGTHISLILEGMAKINALGTDTIDLHSENYRKLMLAMAGDVRVILVKIADRLQVMRNLEVYNEANQQKLAHETQYLYAPLAHRLGLYNITSEMQDICLKIQKPDEYHYVVNRLKETERERASFVAEFVKPIEKKLQQRGLKFSMKARTKSISSINTKMRKKNVSFDEVMDLFAIRVILDSEPENEKADCWTAYSFVTEEYQTNPNRLRDWITIPKSNGYESLHTTVMGPHKKWVEIQIRTKRMDEVAEKGLAAHWKYKGGKESGFDSWLAGIRDILENPGLNAVDFIDHFNTDIYSDEIFIFTPKGDLKKMPLGSTVLDFAYEIHSRIGDTCVGGKINGKKVTLKHQLKNGDQIEIDTSNNQKPKLDWLDFVVTSKAKNRVKASLNEDRNRQAIDGREMLLRKFKNWKLDLNDDAIRKILKHFGFKLAVDFYYEIAIGKIDTLEVKSLFLEKEEEDSTKKAVEELLPTSEAKNLTYDGGDDFLIIDNNLKNVNYKLSKCCNPVFGDRIFGFVTINDGIKIHRANCPNAPQMRARFPYRIIKTVWKDNTSSSSFLTSLHISGTDEVGIVSEITHIISKDIGTQMRSINISSDKGNFEGILQISVYNLDHLEFLIHKLKKVKGVISVTRGEK